A single region of the Chloroflexi bacterium ADurb.Bin180 genome encodes:
- a CDS encoding tetrahydromethanopterin S-methyltransferase subunit H codes for MFKFERDQITCRIGSVELGGQPGERPTVLIGSIFFAHHKIVQDSQRGLFDRSKALALLHSEEEASSFSGNPRFIDPVADTSEALIRYIEFLAAQTTAPILVDSPLPAVRMETLRHFAGTEVMPRLIYNSLSEDCTAEELVAIRESGLKNAIVLAFSTRAMRPGQRVKLLEERLLPAARSAGIENVLVDVGVLDIASASWSALAIREVKAALGLPTGCAPANALCTWHKMASRGDPPYTAAMASTLAMLVSQGADLLLYGPMRFAPWVYPAVGAANALQAYSGRLTGVRPASAEHPLFRLLQ; via the coding sequence ATGTTCAAGTTCGAGCGTGACCAGATCACCTGCCGTATTGGCAGCGTCGAGCTCGGCGGGCAGCCAGGCGAAAGGCCCACGGTGCTCATCGGTAGCATCTTTTTCGCCCACCACAAGATCGTTCAGGACTCTCAGCGCGGCCTTTTCGACCGGAGCAAGGCGCTGGCACTCCTGCACAGCGAGGAGGAGGCGTCCAGCTTTAGCGGCAATCCCCGTTTCATCGACCCGGTGGCTGACACCAGCGAGGCCCTGATACGCTACATCGAGTTCCTGGCCGCGCAGACGACAGCGCCTATCCTGGTCGATTCGCCGCTGCCCGCCGTTCGGATGGAAACGCTGCGCCATTTCGCGGGAACAGAGGTCATGCCGCGGCTGATCTACAACTCGCTCTCCGAAGACTGTACGGCAGAAGAACTCGTCGCCATCCGCGAAAGCGGCCTCAAGAATGCCATCGTGCTGGCCTTTAGCACCAGGGCCATGCGCCCTGGTCAGCGGGTGAAACTGCTGGAGGAGCGTCTCCTGCCAGCGGCTCGGTCGGCCGGAATCGAGAACGTCTTGGTGGACGTGGGGGTTCTGGACATCGCCAGCGCGAGCTGGTCAGCGCTGGCCATACGCGAAGTCAAAGCTGCGCTCGGCCTGCCCACTGGCTGCGCACCAGCCAACGCCTTGTGCACCTGGCACAAGATGGCGTCGCGGGGAGACCCGCCCTACACGGCAGCGATGGCCTCGACTCTGGCCATGCTGGTCTCCCAGGGCGCCGACCTGCTTCTTTACGGGCCGATGCGTTTTGCACCCTGGGTGTACCCGGCGGTCGGCGCGGCGAATGCCCTGCAGGCCTACAGCGGTCGGCTGACCGGAGTGCGGCCGGCCAGCGCCGAGCATCCGCTCTTCCGGCTGCTCCAGTAG
- the gcdC gene encoding Glutaconyl-CoA decarboxylase subunit gamma, giving the protein MKYVAGIDQNEFIVGLLDGGRRVQVGDRIHDIEMKDIGSHRLFSLLVDNNSYEVLIEPITDPAGGPRITGYSVLVGGKVYVVEVDSLERHLLSRLAVPTIAAQEELAIRAPMPGLVVSLAVNAGQSVAAGQVLLVLESMKMENEVCAPRDGVVRAVHVTAGELVAGQKVLVRIK; this is encoded by the coding sequence ATGAAGTACGTGGCCGGGATTGACCAGAACGAGTTCATTGTGGGCCTGCTCGATGGCGGAAGGCGAGTCCAGGTGGGCGACCGCATACACGACATCGAGATGAAGGACATCGGCAGCCACCGCCTCTTTTCGCTGCTGGTGGACAACAACTCGTACGAAGTGCTGATTGAGCCGATCACCGACCCGGCTGGCGGGCCGCGGATCACCGGCTACAGCGTGCTCGTGGGCGGCAAAGTCTATGTGGTCGAAGTGGACAGCCTCGAAAGGCACCTGTTGTCACGGCTGGCGGTTCCGACCATTGCAGCTCAGGAAGAACTGGCCATCCGGGCCCCAATGCCTGGCCTGGTCGTCTCCCTGGCGGTGAATGCCGGCCAGTCTGTGGCCGCCGGCCAGGTTCTGCTGGTGCTCGAGTCGATGAAGATGGAGAACGAGGTTTGCGCGCCCCGAGACGGCGTGGTACGTGCCGTTCACGTCACGGCCGGTGAGTTGGTGGCAGGTCAGAAGGTGCTGGTAAGAATCAAGTAA